A single region of the Candidatus Zixiibacteriota bacterium genome encodes:
- a CDS encoding LTA synthase family protein, with protein MKYLIYLMTRRLPPRFSAYLPSCPYLYSLLVWISGLLLFGLWRFVFWYQFNERMSGVSNTDLLRAFLIGARFDTIVILVTLLPVLLVLPWLPEVTRFWRRLIVSYTTIMFSLSVLLLLADLRFFFYFDSHLNFQAIQGIEGGKTSWHLVVSESRFVPFMLLWVTVSAALWHLFGVLFNVASRVPYRNSWRSQILYFVLFLGISFVGIRGRTSLSTINWGMAYVSQNHFLNQLGLNGIYMLGRAFSEEKSDPRLAYLPEDDRFPFVDFKTGMDTVRTLLGQPNETWRDDDSTLIRTTHQAEASWGFRPNIIIVLEESWSGRNTGALGSPRNLTPRFDQFAEDGILFTQFYATGTRTNYGLPGVLCAFPALPGRSVMTRYNALHPFRALSEILHERGYYNAFAYGGDLVFDNCGGFFRAKQFDRLYGDKDLGKEKVLAKWGIPDHVVFHEMVERLDSFPRPFQLTILTLSNHEPFDLPDSSVQRYFDRSDTSMVYNAQLYADHSLGRFIDEFRAHSAFDSTIFVVTADHAKFRGGNLAVNLSDFQVPLLIYGPSLLGAERKRIDKIGGQTDVLPTLMGLLGGDYTHQSWGRNLLLLPADDSGFATMNSTSCIAYLERDYFYLEALGEFISLFDRDSLNSEPRDISREHPDELARLQRRLRIFMQVAEQSTTPTP; from the coding sequence ATGAAGTACTTAATTTACCTGATGACTCGTAGACTGCCGCCGCGGTTCAGCGCCTACCTGCCATCTTGCCCGTACCTGTATTCCCTCCTCGTATGGATCTCCGGCCTGTTGCTTTTTGGGCTTTGGCGCTTTGTGTTCTGGTACCAGTTTAACGAACGCATGAGCGGGGTGAGCAACACGGATCTGCTTCGTGCCTTTCTGATCGGCGCCCGTTTTGATACCATCGTCATTCTGGTGACTCTCCTGCCGGTACTGCTGGTACTTCCATGGCTGCCCGAAGTGACTCGCTTCTGGCGAAGGCTTATCGTATCCTATACCACCATCATGTTTTCTCTTTCGGTGCTGCTCTTGCTGGCCGACCTTCGCTTCTTTTTCTATTTCGACAGCCACCTCAATTTCCAGGCAATCCAAGGGATCGAGGGCGGCAAGACCAGTTGGCACTTGGTCGTGTCTGAATCACGCTTCGTGCCATTCATGCTACTATGGGTCACCGTTAGTGCAGCTTTGTGGCACCTATTTGGCGTATTATTCAATGTCGCCTCCCGGGTGCCCTACCGCAACTCATGGAGATCGCAGATACTGTATTTCGTGCTGTTCCTGGGGATCAGCTTCGTTGGTATACGAGGGCGAACCAGTCTCTCCACGATCAACTGGGGAATGGCGTACGTGAGTCAGAATCACTTTCTCAACCAGCTCGGGCTGAACGGCATCTATATGCTGGGGCGGGCGTTCAGCGAGGAGAAATCAGACCCGCGCCTTGCGTACCTACCCGAAGATGATCGCTTCCCGTTCGTAGACTTCAAGACGGGAATGGACACGGTTCGGACCCTGTTGGGACAACCTAATGAGACGTGGCGTGATGACGACTCGACACTCATACGCACGACACACCAGGCGGAGGCGAGCTGGGGATTTCGACCGAATATCATTATCGTGCTGGAAGAGAGCTGGTCAGGGCGAAACACCGGCGCGCTCGGCTCGCCGCGCAATCTCACGCCCCGCTTTGACCAGTTCGCGGAAGATGGGATCCTGTTCACTCAATTCTATGCCACCGGCACCCGCACCAATTATGGTCTGCCGGGTGTCCTATGTGCTTTTCCGGCGCTGCCCGGACGATCGGTTATGACACGATATAATGCGTTGCACCCGTTCCGAGCGCTGTCGGAGATATTGCACGAACGCGGTTATTACAACGCCTTCGCATATGGCGGCGACCTGGTGTTCGACAACTGTGGCGGATTCTTTCGCGCCAAGCAGTTTGACCGCCTCTATGGGGACAAGGACCTGGGAAAAGAGAAAGTCCTGGCCAAATGGGGTATCCCGGACCATGTGGTATTTCATGAGATGGTTGAGCGGCTTGATTCATTCCCTCGCCCTTTTCAACTGACCATCCTGACCCTCTCCAATCACGAGCCGTTCGACCTGCCGGATTCCTCGGTGCAGCGATATTTCGACAGATCCGATACTTCGATGGTCTACAATGCCCAGTTGTATGCCGACCATTCTCTGGGGAGATTTATCGATGAGTTCCGCGCTCATTCCGCGTTCGACAGTACCATTTTCGTCGTGACGGCGGACCACGCCAAATTCCGCGGCGGAAACCTGGCGGTGAATTTGAGCGATTTTCAGGTCCCGCTCCTGATCTACGGACCTTCGCTGCTGGGCGCCGAAAGGAAGCGGATCGACAAAATCGGGGGGCAGACGGATGTCCTTCCGACGCTCATGGGCTTACTCGGGGGGGACTACACTCACCAGAGCTGGGGACGCAACCTGCTGTTACTGCCGGCCGACGACAGTGGTTTCGCAACCATGAACTCCACCAGTTGTATCGCCTACCTTGAACGGGACTATTTCTATCTCGAGGCGCTCGGAGAGTTTATCAGCCTGTTCGACCGGGATTCGCTTAATAGTGAGCCGCGGGATATCAGCCGGGAGCACCCCGACGAATTGGCGCGGCTGCAGCGACGGCTTCGCATTTTCATGCAGGTAGCCGAGCAATCGACGACACCAACGCCGTGA
- a CDS encoding DUF1028 domain-containing protein yields MKRVYFTVFLAGATAAHAADISGLSRPLRPVHTYSIVCYDSTTGQFGAAVQSHWFKVSDVIWLEPGVGAVATQSLVEFSYGPLGLAMMKNGKSARQALAGLLASDSANAVRQVAMIDRHGIVATHTGSRCIAEAGHHVGKFYSCQANLMRNATVWDAMAKAFEQTTGDLADRMMAALEAAQKEGGDIRGMQSAAMVVVSGTPTGMPWRDRIVDIRVDDSPQPLAELRRLLDITRAYDLMNKGDELAAVAKLDDAARAYADASRLAPGNLEVQFWNAVGLVTNGQLERALPLFKEIFAKDDSWRTLVPRLVKSELLPNDSATITRIISQ; encoded by the coding sequence ATGAAGCGCGTGTATTTCACGGTATTTCTGGCCGGGGCAACGGCGGCGCATGCTGCCGATATATCAGGTCTATCAAGGCCACTCCGCCCGGTCCATACCTATTCGATCGTCTGCTATGACTCCACCACTGGGCAGTTTGGCGCTGCAGTGCAGTCCCACTGGTTCAAAGTGAGCGATGTCATCTGGCTGGAGCCTGGCGTTGGGGCAGTTGCCACCCAATCACTCGTGGAATTCTCATACGGTCCACTTGGTCTGGCGATGATGAAAAACGGCAAATCGGCCCGCCAGGCGCTGGCCGGATTACTGGCAAGTGATTCCGCCAATGCCGTTCGCCAGGTTGCCATGATCGACCGGCATGGCATCGTCGCCACCCATACCGGATCGCGTTGTATCGCCGAGGCGGGCCATCACGTCGGGAAGTTCTATTCCTGCCAGGCTAACCTGATGCGAAACGCCACGGTCTGGGACGCCATGGCAAAGGCGTTCGAGCAGACTACCGGCGACCTTGCCGACAGAATGATGGCGGCGCTGGAGGCTGCACAGAAAGAAGGGGGAGATATTCGCGGCATGCAATCTGCCGCCATGGTTGTCGTGTCCGGCACGCCGACCGGCATGCCTTGGCGAGATCGCATTGTCGATATTCGCGTGGATGATTCGCCGCAGCCGCTGGCCGAGCTGCGACGGCTTCTTGATATCACTCGTGCCTATGACCTGATGAACAAAGGGGACGAATTGGCGGCTGTCGCGAAGCTCGATGACGCCGCGCGAGCCTACGCTGATGCTTCGCGTCTGGCCCCGGGCAATCTGGAAGTACAGTTCTGGAACGCGGTCGGTCTCGTAACCAACGGCCAGCTCGAACGGGCATTGCCGTTATTCAAGGAAATATTCGCCAAGGATGATTCTTGGCGCACCCTGGTGCCGCGGCTTGTGAAATCAGAACTGTTGCCCAACGACAGCGCCACGATAACCCGCATTATCAGCCAGTAG
- the recN gene encoding DNA repair protein RecN: protein MLTSLKIQNIALVAEADLAFDKGLTVLTGETGAGKSVIVTALSLALGDRADREFLRHGAAKGVVEAQFQISNMSNQYKRDFADYIIDNTITVVREITKDGNSRIRINGTPSSLARLKELTTPMAEILGQHANQMLMNEENHLLFLDHFGGLDTLRELVGQLFAEWERTVKEFKRVVERREQTRKEHELLAYQKAEIEKAQVRMGEEEDLLRERKILDSSRTLMASAELVQNILDNEEQSVIHQLRAARKELDKMADIDNRLNHSADELGDIDFRLEELRRVIEQYGASIPDDPSRLDEINARLDELYNLKKKYGGSEEAILAMLADIKAQLGEYPDVDSMILALERTVERNFKEYSRKAQELSDLRKKASEYLCKLVLRELSELAIDKAGFEAEFMYEEETDGVLLDGKAVKPYAYGLEHARFLFSANPGEPLKSLVKTASGGEMSRILLALKAAEKKNARLRHSLLVFDEVDAGIGGRTAHEVGLKLKRLSETSQVMVVTHLHQIARLADHHYIAEKTRTPGSRATIRVSKLEGASIKEELDRMVALPE from the coding sequence ATGCTGACTTCGCTTAAAATACAGAACATCGCCCTGGTCGCCGAGGCTGACCTGGCATTCGACAAAGGGCTTACCGTGCTAACGGGTGAGACTGGGGCAGGCAAATCGGTTATCGTGACGGCGCTCTCCCTCGCGCTGGGGGACCGGGCCGACCGGGAGTTTTTGCGCCACGGCGCCGCCAAGGGAGTGGTCGAGGCTCAGTTCCAGATATCAAACATGTCCAACCAGTACAAGCGGGACTTCGCCGATTACATCATCGACAACACCATTACCGTGGTTCGAGAGATTACCAAAGACGGCAACTCCCGCATCAGGATCAACGGCACCCCCTCTTCGCTGGCGCGGCTCAAAGAGCTCACCACCCCGATGGCAGAGATTCTGGGCCAGCACGCCAATCAAATGCTGATGAACGAGGAGAATCACCTCCTGTTTCTGGACCATTTCGGCGGGCTTGATACGCTTCGTGAATTGGTCGGCCAGTTATTCGCCGAATGGGAACGCACGGTCAAGGAGTTCAAGCGGGTAGTCGAGCGCCGGGAGCAGACTCGGAAGGAACACGAACTACTGGCATACCAGAAGGCCGAGATCGAAAAGGCTCAGGTCCGGATGGGCGAAGAAGAAGATCTCCTGCGTGAGAGAAAAATACTGGACTCCTCCCGAACCCTCATGGCGTCGGCGGAGCTGGTGCAGAATATCCTCGATAATGAAGAGCAATCGGTCATTCACCAACTGCGCGCGGCGCGCAAAGAGCTGGACAAGATGGCGGATATCGACAACCGGCTGAATCACTCGGCCGATGAGCTGGGTGATATTGACTTCCGCCTTGAAGAACTGCGACGCGTGATCGAGCAGTACGGCGCCTCCATTCCCGATGACCCGTCACGACTCGACGAGATCAACGCGCGCCTTGATGAGCTGTACAACCTCAAGAAGAAATACGGCGGTTCGGAGGAAGCGATCCTGGCGATGCTCGCCGATATCAAAGCGCAGCTCGGTGAATATCCCGATGTTGACAGCATGATCCTGGCGCTCGAAAGGACGGTCGAGCGAAATTTCAAGGAATATAGCCGGAAGGCACAGGAGCTTTCCGATTTGCGCAAGAAAGCCTCTGAGTATCTGTGCAAGCTCGTGCTGCGGGAATTGAGCGAACTGGCTATTGACAAGGCAGGATTTGAAGCCGAGTTCATGTACGAGGAAGAGACCGACGGTGTGTTGCTGGATGGGAAGGCCGTAAAACCGTACGCGTACGGCTTGGAACATGCCCGCTTTCTCTTCTCCGCCAACCCGGGCGAGCCACTGAAATCGCTGGTGAAGACAGCGTCAGGGGGTGAGATGTCGCGAATTCTGCTGGCCCTCAAGGCGGCCGAAAAGAAAAACGCTCGACTGCGGCACTCTCTTTTGGTGTTTGACGAAGTCGATGCCGGTATTGGCGGCCGAACCGCTCATGAGGTGGGTCTCAAACTCAAGCGGCTGTCTGAGACCAGCCAGGTCATGGTGGTGACCCACCTGCATCAGATCGCCCGTCTTGCGGACCATCACTATATCGCCGAAAAAACGCGCACGCCCGGCAGCCGGGCCACCATTCGGGTCAGCAAGCTGGAGGGGGCATCGATCAAAGAAGAACTCGATCGGATGGTAGCGCTCCCCGAATAG
- the dnaG gene encoding DNA primase, protein MIPAETIEQVRQATDIAQVIGEFVRLKKRGRNFLGLCPFHTEKTPSFNVNPDRQIFHCFGCGKGGNIFSFLMEHEKMSFVEAVRFLASKANITIREAATDVKREQFERLNYANQIALDYFHKVLFQSKYAVVLDKYLRSQRQISDESIELFKIGLSGEEWDGLIKYARCKDVTSDDLHKAGLASFSETRKSYFDLFRQRLMIPIFNLSQKPVAFGGRTLKKGEQAKYVNSPETPLYTKGNLLYGLNFSRDHIRQAGAAYIVEGYFDLISLWQVGVQNVVASSGTAFTPQQARLLARFCDEVYLFFDADSAGQNAALRSVEHLYDAGLEVKVMPALPGEDPDSISRKFGRGKVEELRLDAIGFIPFRVKRVNLDNAGIIAKEKLVKELSALGSKIGDPTRRTLFFAEAAVQIGVEPGIFKASSPARGTPEQSNAGAKARQHQMEMDYVSLLLANPGSIDTAFEAVSPDDLDSKQLSRLYAAMIQQYKAVGIVNAATLVQNLADDATISLLTELASREWAPEVVDGETRRYIGLIAERKRKRIRAQLQKELAAAEASGDQKTADALLQQLKSFGL, encoded by the coding sequence ATGATACCAGCCGAAACTATCGAGCAGGTCCGCCAGGCAACCGATATTGCCCAGGTGATCGGCGAGTTTGTCCGATTGAAGAAACGCGGGCGCAATTTCCTCGGCCTCTGCCCGTTTCACACCGAGAAAACACCCTCGTTCAATGTCAACCCTGATCGACAGATATTCCACTGCTTCGGCTGCGGCAAAGGGGGCAACATTTTCAGTTTCCTCATGGAGCATGAGAAGATGTCGTTTGTGGAGGCCGTGCGGTTCCTGGCGAGCAAAGCGAACATCACCATCAGAGAGGCTGCTACCGACGTCAAACGCGAGCAGTTCGAACGGCTCAACTATGCGAATCAGATCGCACTCGACTATTTTCACAAGGTACTTTTTCAATCGAAATATGCTGTTGTCCTGGATAAGTATTTGAGATCGCAGCGGCAGATCAGCGACGAAAGCATTGAGCTTTTCAAGATCGGGCTAAGCGGCGAGGAGTGGGACGGGCTCATCAAGTATGCGCGGTGCAAAGATGTAACATCGGACGACCTGCACAAGGCCGGGCTGGCGAGCTTCTCGGAGACCAGAAAGAGCTACTTCGATCTCTTCCGCCAGCGCTTGATGATACCGATTTTCAATCTGAGTCAGAAGCCGGTGGCATTCGGAGGGCGGACCCTCAAGAAGGGTGAGCAGGCGAAATATGTGAATTCACCGGAGACGCCGTTGTATACCAAGGGAAATCTCCTCTATGGCTTGAACTTTTCGCGAGATCATATCCGACAGGCCGGTGCGGCGTATATCGTCGAAGGGTATTTTGACCTCATCTCGCTCTGGCAGGTGGGTGTTCAAAACGTCGTGGCATCGTCCGGCACAGCATTCACGCCGCAGCAGGCAAGACTGTTGGCGCGGTTCTGTGACGAGGTATACTTGTTTTTCGATGCCGATTCAGCCGGACAGAATGCGGCGCTACGGTCGGTCGAGCATCTGTACGATGCCGGCCTGGAGGTGAAGGTTATGCCGGCGCTTCCGGGAGAAGACCCGGACAGCATCTCCCGCAAATTCGGCCGGGGCAAAGTGGAAGAACTTCGGCTCGACGCAATCGGGTTCATTCCGTTCCGGGTGAAACGAGTGAATCTCGACAACGCCGGTATCATTGCCAAGGAGAAGCTCGTGAAGGAGCTAAGCGCGCTCGGCAGCAAGATCGGGGATCCTACTCGCAGGACGCTGTTTTTTGCTGAGGCGGCCGTTCAGATCGGCGTTGAGCCGGGGATATTCAAGGCTTCATCTCCGGCGCGCGGAACTCCGGAACAATCTAACGCAGGGGCGAAAGCACGCCAACACCAAATGGAGATGGACTACGTGTCGCTTCTTCTTGCCAATCCCGGTTCAATCGACACTGCCTTTGAAGCGGTATCGCCGGACGATCTCGATTCCAAGCAGTTGTCACGGCTCTACGCTGCCATGATCCAGCAATACAAAGCTGTTGGCATTGTCAACGCCGCTACACTCGTTCAGAATCTTGCCGATGATGCTACTATCTCCCTCCTGACCGAACTGGCGTCCCGCGAATGGGCACCGGAGGTTGTTGACGGTGAAACAAGACGTTATATTGGACTGATTGCCGAACGAAAGCGCAAACGGATTCGGGCGCAACTGCAGAAGGAATTGGCGGCGGCGGAAGCATCAGGCGATCAGAAGACCGCTGATGCGCTGCTGCAACAACTCAAGAGTTTTGGACTCTGA
- a CDS encoding endonuclease MutS2, producing MIDAHAIDTLEFPKVIALIGGQCLTPYGRAEVADIRPIFDRSEIDRLQSEYSQMKDIVRFGLPFPLYRTEDCRELLAKSRISGMFLAPDEILQVADLVALSTALHGYDKESREKFPLVAEYLQNLRAFPELHKEIHKAIDEHANIKDDASPELRRVRIELNDTRRRVINRLEQLLGAQKKQPGWTDDIVTQRNGRYVIPVPASSFRNEIGILHDRSQSGATLFVEPKETVELNNRVNLLSQEERIEMDRILRHLTSEIAARADALEGNIALIASLDRMYATAQFAIRTESHRPNIVDSAGFKLEVARHPLLVWQSGSPAKVVPLTLELNHARQAVLVTGPNTGGKTVALKTIGLLVLMAQSGLPIPASERSTVGTFRQLYADIGDEQSIELSLSTFSSHIGNIIRAITRLSPDTLVLLDEIGAGTDPKEGAALAEAIILHIVRSGARLVATTHYSQLKSLALDHAAIENASLEFDRETLAPTYRLHVGLPGSSYAVEIAGRLGMPAEVCEHASILVGTGERSLNELIASLEKELKQITADRAELTDRLTKARDLEEQYRIKTEKFRDEIDEERTKALEETQRLLDETRKETERLVGEIRKTQASKESIKKLQQTLKVTQKGVGDLKQRLTAAHKEAIETIRFQKGDQVRIATLNQQGLILEMVGEDRARVQVGNVNTIVELRHLRQPDADGSARSVVRPAGRIPHNNDISPEIHLRGMTGEEAVEALEKFIDRAVVAGLGQIYVIHGKGTGALRRIITDYLKKHAEVDSFTLGNWNEGGAGVTVVKLKQ from the coding sequence ATGATCGACGCACACGCAATAGACACGCTCGAATTCCCCAAGGTCATCGCCCTCATAGGCGGTCAATGTCTCACGCCGTACGGTCGCGCCGAGGTGGCGGATATTCGGCCGATATTCGACAGAAGCGAGATCGACCGGCTCCAGTCGGAATACAGCCAGATGAAGGACATTGTCCGTTTTGGACTCCCCTTTCCCCTGTACCGTACCGAGGATTGCCGCGAACTGCTGGCCAAATCACGGATATCGGGTATGTTCCTGGCCCCTGACGAGATACTTCAGGTGGCTGACCTGGTGGCATTGTCCACGGCCCTTCACGGTTATGATAAGGAAAGTCGCGAGAAGTTCCCTCTCGTAGCAGAGTATCTCCAGAACTTGAGGGCCTTCCCGGAATTGCACAAAGAGATTCACAAGGCGATTGACGAACATGCTAATATCAAGGACGACGCTTCCCCCGAATTGCGACGGGTCCGGATCGAACTGAACGATACACGCCGCCGCGTGATCAATCGACTCGAACAACTACTGGGTGCGCAGAAGAAACAGCCTGGTTGGACTGATGATATCGTCACACAGCGGAACGGACGGTATGTAATACCGGTGCCGGCCAGCAGTTTTCGGAACGAGATCGGCATTCTCCACGACCGAAGTCAATCCGGCGCCACGCTCTTTGTCGAACCGAAGGAGACGGTGGAACTCAATAATCGCGTCAACCTGCTCTCGCAGGAAGAACGAATCGAAATGGATCGGATCCTTCGGCATCTCACATCGGAAATCGCCGCCCGCGCCGACGCGCTGGAGGGAAATATCGCGCTCATCGCCAGTCTCGATCGCATGTATGCCACAGCCCAGTTCGCCATTCGGACCGAATCACACCGACCAAACATTGTGGATTCCGCCGGTTTCAAGCTCGAAGTGGCGCGACATCCGCTCCTTGTCTGGCAGTCTGGCTCCCCTGCCAAAGTTGTTCCACTGACCCTTGAGCTAAATCATGCACGCCAGGCGGTGTTGGTCACCGGCCCGAATACCGGCGGGAAAACCGTAGCCTTGAAAACGATCGGCTTGCTGGTCCTGATGGCTCAGTCCGGCCTTCCGATCCCGGCATCCGAACGATCCACAGTCGGCACGTTCCGGCAGTTGTACGCAGACATTGGTGATGAGCAGTCGATTGAGCTGTCACTCTCGACGTTTTCATCGCACATCGGCAACATCATTCGTGCCATAACCCGTCTGTCGCCGGATACGCTGGTGTTGCTTGATGAGATCGGAGCCGGGACCGACCCAAAGGAAGGGGCGGCGCTGGCCGAAGCGATCATACTGCACATCGTTCGCAGCGGTGCCCGATTAGTGGCTACTACTCACTATTCGCAGCTCAAGTCACTGGCGCTCGACCATGCGGCCATCGAGAACGCTTCCTTGGAATTCGATCGTGAGACACTTGCCCCCACCTATCGGCTGCATGTCGGTCTGCCCGGCTCGTCATATGCCGTTGAGATAGCCGGTCGACTCGGTATGCCGGCCGAAGTATGCGAGCATGCGTCGATACTGGTCGGCACCGGTGAGCGATCCCTCAACGAACTGATAGCTTCGCTTGAAAAGGAACTCAAGCAGATCACGGCAGATCGGGCGGAATTGACCGACCGCCTGACCAAGGCGAGAGACCTTGAAGAGCAGTACCGGATCAAGACGGAGAAATTCAGAGATGAGATTGACGAAGAACGAACCAAGGCACTTGAAGAGACCCAGAGATTGCTCGATGAGACGCGCAAGGAAACCGAACGACTGGTTGGCGAAATACGCAAAACGCAGGCGTCAAAGGAGTCGATCAAGAAACTACAGCAAACGCTCAAGGTGACCCAGAAAGGTGTCGGTGACCTGAAACAACGCCTGACGGCGGCGCACAAGGAAGCGATCGAGACCATACGCTTTCAAAAGGGAGATCAGGTGCGGATCGCCACCCTGAATCAGCAGGGACTCATTCTTGAAATGGTCGGCGAAGATCGCGCCAGGGTACAAGTGGGGAACGTGAATACGATTGTCGAACTGAGGCATCTTCGACAACCTGACGCCGATGGGTCCGCGCGTAGTGTCGTGCGCCCGGCCGGCCGAATTCCGCACAACAATGATATTTCACCGGAGATACATCTTCGAGGGATGACCGGTGAGGAAGCCGTGGAAGCGCTTGAAAAATTCATCGACCGAGCGGTCGTGGCCGGCCTGGGCCAGATATATGTCATCCATGGCAAAGGGACCGGAGCGCTCCGCCGGATAATCACAGACTATCTCAAAAAGCACGCCGAGGTCGACTCCTTCACGCTCGGGAACTGGAACGAGGGGGGCGCGGGAGTCACGGTTGTGAAGCTGAAACAATGA
- a CDS encoding CvpA family protein gives MNWIDFLLIALLLAAVIIGSKKGLVRELSAFIVVCLAVVLSINYLDSFAVWVYNKIGGSSLVSAFVSFVILLAGAYGLFKLLAWLFYKVASIKSQGKQDQVGGAIVGLIRGWVSVGVLAFLVFLLPMPESFYLAYDSSLFGKVVAKTVPLMYEGTRVMHPSNPSFMTKVETTLLTTGQDTKNERNQKGTVSDDREKVYRVMYQIDRFFNTSGGS, from the coding sequence ATGAACTGGATCGACTTCTTGTTAATCGCGCTGCTCTTGGCAGCGGTCATTATCGGTTCCAAGAAGGGGCTGGTGCGGGAGCTGTCCGCCTTCATCGTGGTCTGCCTGGCAGTAGTGCTGTCCATCAACTACCTGGACAGCTTTGCCGTCTGGGTATACAACAAGATCGGCGGTTCCAGCCTTGTTTCGGCCTTTGTGTCTTTTGTCATCCTGCTGGCAGGTGCCTACGGGTTGTTCAAACTGCTCGCCTGGCTTTTCTACAAAGTGGCCAGTATCAAGAGCCAGGGGAAACAAGACCAAGTCGGCGGGGCAATCGTCGGACTTATCCGGGGTTGGGTTTCGGTGGGGGTGCTCGCGTTTCTGGTGTTCCTCCTGCCTATGCCGGAATCCTTCTACCTGGCCTACGATTCCTCGCTGTTCGGCAAGGTCGTGGCCAAAACAGTCCCGCTCATGTATGAAGGAACCCGTGTCATGCACCCGAGCAATCCCAGCTTCATGACCAAAGTGGAGACCACCCTTCTAACGACCGGTCAGGATACCAAGAATGAGCGAAATCAGAAGGGGACGGTGAGCGATGATCGGGAGAAAGTGTATCGGGTTATGTATCAAATAGACCGGTTCTTCAACACGTCCGGTGGCAGTTGA
- a CDS encoding GatB/YqeY domain-containing protein: MSLLERIDQDVKEAMKAGQKDKLTVLRGLKSDIKYKQIELISESMTDEQVIGVLSTAAKKRRESIEQYRLGKREDLAQKEEFELGVITEYLPQQLSEARLRELIQEAISETGADSPQKMGLVMKALMPKVKGQADGKLVSRLVSEFLAK, translated from the coding sequence ATGTCCCTTCTTGAGCGCATTGATCAAGACGTTAAAGAGGCCATGAAGGCCGGTCAGAAAGACAAGCTGACCGTGCTTCGTGGCCTCAAGTCTGATATCAAGTACAAGCAGATCGAGCTTATTTCTGAGTCCATGACTGATGAGCAGGTTATTGGTGTGCTTTCGACAGCCGCCAAGAAGCGCCGCGAGTCTATCGAGCAGTACCGATTGGGGAAGCGCGAGGACCTGGCGCAAAAGGAGGAGTTCGAGCTTGGAGTGATCACAGAGTATCTCCCCCAGCAGCTCTCGGAAGCCAGGCTCCGTGAGTTGATCCAGGAAGCCATCAGCGAGACCGGCGCCGATTCCCCTCAGAAGATGGGGCTGGTCATGAAGGCATTGATGCCCAAGGTCAAGGGGCAAGCCGACGGTAAGCTGGTCAGCCGCCTGGTGTCAGAATTTCTTGCCAAGTAG
- the rpsU gene encoding 30S ribosomal protein S21 yields MTGVRVRDDESFEKALRRFNKFCEKSGILSDYKKHQHYEKPSETRKRKLAAAKRKQRRNRYFED; encoded by the coding sequence TTGACTGGTGTGAGAGTGCGGGACGACGAGTCCTTTGAGAAAGCTCTCCGACGTTTCAATAAGTTTTGCGAGAAGTCTGGTATTCTCTCAGATTACAAGAAACATCAGCATTACGAGAAGCCTTCCGAAACCCGGAAGCGGAAACTCGCTGCGGCTAAGCGCAAGCAGCGTCGGAACAGGTATTTTGAAGACTAA
- a CDS encoding HIT family protein — MTSIFTRIINRELPAKIFHETDQVIVIADHRPKDRVHLLIIPKAEFSDFQSTPPEVLSMMSETAKLIARKLGVEDHYRILINNGYGQEVPHVHFHFLSNEGVDKLGYL, encoded by the coding sequence ATGACATCAATTTTCACGCGCATTATCAACCGGGAGCTGCCCGCCAAGATTTTCCATGAAACCGATCAGGTCATTGTCATCGCCGACCACCGCCCAAAAGACCGGGTTCATCTGCTGATCATTCCTAAAGCCGAGTTTTCCGATTTTCAAAGCACTCCCCCAGAGGTCCTGAGCATGATGAGTGAAACCGCCAAACTGATTGCCAGGAAGTTGGGCGTTGAAGACCATTACCGGATTCTCATCAACAACGGCTACGGACAAGAAGTCCCGCATGTACACTTTCATTTCTTGTCGAACGAGGGGGTGGACAAGCTCGGCTATCTGTAG